A window of Yoonia sp. SS1-5 genomic DNA:
GAACCATTGCTCGCGAACAATTGGGCAGGTCGGTAAGCGGCGCTGGCGATGTCAATGGTGACGGGTTTGCCGACCTCATCGTTGGTTCTGGTGATACCGGCCTTGGAATAAACACGACCTTTGTCGTTTTTGGGAAGGCTGACGGTGCGGCTGTTCGGCAAGCAGACATTGAGGCCGGTATCGGCGGGTTCGTGATTACAGCTGCGCAAAGCGCTGACAACGCGGGCGTATCGGTCAGTGGTGCAGGCGATGTGAACGGCGACGGCTTCGACGACTTGATCATCGGCGCCCCCGAGGGTGACCCTGATGGAGACGATATTTTTGACCAATCGGGAACGAGTTTTGTTGTCTTCGGCGGCGACTTCACCGGTGCTGCAACCCAGATCGGCAGTGCCGGCGGTGACATAATTGTCGGTCAAGACACAGCCGAGGCATTGTTCGGCGCAGCCGGTGACGACACCATTATCGGAAACGGTGGCGGTGATCGCCTGTCCGGCGGCGCTGGGGATGACACGTTTGTCTTTTCTGATACAGGTAGCGTGGATACAATCGTCGATTTTGAGGACAGCCTCGCTGGGCAGGACCTCATTGACGTATCCGCATTTGGCTTTGCAACCGAGGCGGACGTGCTGGCCCTTGCCCAAGCGCGTGGGCCTGGCGGACGTGATGTTCTGATTCAGCTCGACACCGACAATGCGATACTGATCGAACGCTTTGATCTTGCCCTGCTGGATGCCTCCGATTTCCTGATCTAGACCAGCGTATCGGGCGCCTTCACCTTCAGGCCTTTATCAGCTGACCGAGGTCTGCATCGCAGCCCCTGTACCGCAGCCGGTCATCGGTCATGCGGCCCGCACCTTGGGTTAAAACGCTGTAAATCCGGTGTCGTTGGTGCCGAAATGATCCGCGCAAACGCAGCAACCCAAATACCGGCAAGCGACTTGGTTAGCACGATACCAACAGAGCGGATTTTTCATCGCCCCGGGAAAATCCGGAAATCGAACCAAGCATGCTTAGTCATGCGGAAGCCAAGGAAACAGAACATCCGCCAGGATGCATAATTCGGCAGGGGGGACTTACTTCTTATAGCCCTCCCCGATCGTTACACAGGCATTCCCGCCCTGACGCACAGACATCTGACTGGCACCTTGGCGCCGGTCGCGCTACGTCTGTCGATGTATACAAGCAGGAGCAGCGCAGTGACCGAATATACACCCCCCAAAGTCTGGACATGGGACGCCGAAAATGGCGGGCAATTCGCCAATATCAACCGCCCCATTGCCGGGCCGACCCATGACAAGACCCTCCCCGTTGGCAAGCACCCCCTACAACTGCATTCACTGGCCACACCAAACGGTGTCAAGGTGACGGTCATGCTCGAAGAATTGCTGGCCGCTGGTCATGATGCCGAATACGATGCCTGGCTGATCAACATTCAGGATGGCGACCAGTTCGGCAGTGGCTTTGTCGATATCAACCCCAATTCCAAGATCCCTGCCCTGCTGGATCAGTCCAATGGCGTGCGCGTCTTTGAAAGCGGCAATATTCTGCTTTATCTGGCTGAAAAATTCGGGGCGTTTCTGCCCACCGACATCAAGGCCCGCACCGAAACCCTGAACTGGCTGTTCTGGCTGCAGGGATCCGCGCCCTATCTTGGTGGCGGCTTTGGGCATTTTTACGCATATGCGCCTGAGAAGTTCGAATACCCGATCAACCGGTTTGCCATGGAGGCCAAGCGCCAGCTTGATGTGCTTGATCGCAACCTGTCAGATCGCCGCTTTCTGGCCGGCGATGACTACACGATCGCAGATATGGCGACGGCCCCGTGGTACGGCACATTGGTGAAGGGCCTGATCTACGATGCCGGCGAATTTCTTGACGTCAGTTCCTATAAGCACGTGAACCGATGGACGGACGAAGTTTTTGAACGCCCGGCATTCAAACGCGGCAAAATGGTCAACAGGGCCTGGGGCGACGACAATGAACAGTTGCGCGAACGGCACGCGGCATCGGATTTCGAAACGCAGACCTGGGACAAGATCAAGCCAGCTGATAGTGAAACCTGACCCAAGCAACTTTTTGCCAAGCTGGACGTGCCAAATTCCGAACGCTTGAGCCAATTGTCACAATAGGGCTTACTAACGATATACGGCGGATATATTCGCCATATTCATGGAAATCATGCCGTGTGTGGGGCACGCAAATCGAAAGTACGCAAGACCCATGCAATTGGCTGAAATTCTCGCCGCCCTCTCCAGCGATCCGGAACAGATGACCCGTGGTATCCTGCGGATTTTCCACTTTATCGGGCTGGCGCTGGGTTTGGGCGCGGCCACGCTGCTTGACCTGATGACATTGCGGTTTTTCTGGGGTCGCGTCATGACCCAGCGCGACTACGATATTTTCGCCTTTCTGTCGGGTTTCGTTGCTGTCGGGCTCAAGCTGCTATGGGTCACGGGGCTGGGGTTTCTGGCCTTCTACTGGGCATTTGAACCCGTGAAACTGGGGAATGAAAAAGTCTGGGCCAAGATGCTTATCGTGGCGATCCTGACGATCAATGGCGTCTTTATTCACCGCACCATCATTCCATTCATCTACCGCCAGATCGGCGAGCCGATGCTGCAAGGCATCTCGCGACGCAAACGCCATGCATTTGTGACCGCAGGGATCGTGTCATTCGTGTCCTGGTACGCCCCCCTTGTCATTGCGAACCTGCCCCATTTGAACTTTCAGGTGCCGATGATCCAGATACTTGAGGTTTACGGACTTGTGCTGTTGGCCGTGATGATCGTGGCGCATCTGGTTTTAGTAGGCAGCGACATGACCATCCGGTTTAGCGGACGCACCCGGCAGGCGCTGCAAAAAACTTGACCCAAACAGCTTGCGCACGCACGATGCAGCAGTCGTGATCAGCTTTGCCTGCACGATTCCCTGACATTGCTGGAAAGGCTGGTTTTGACGGCAGGATTATTGCGGACCGAGTGGGGCACGTTTGCCCTGATCCTGATGTGCTACGCAGGCTGGCTGATCGCCGGATTGGTCTGGGCAACACCGTTCTGGCTGCTGGGCCTGTTGATCCTTGCGGTTCTGGCCGCCTTTCATACGTCACTACAGCATGAGACGATCCATGGGCACCCGACACGCTGGCCGCCCCTGAACGAGGCATTGGTATGCCTGCCCCTTGCCTGTATCTTTCCCTATCGACGCTACCGCGACCTGCATCTGCAGCATCACCGCGACGAACATCTGACCGACCCTTTCGAAGACCCTGAAAGCTATTTCTGGTCGGAAGCCGACGTCCGGAAAATGACAGATTTTCAGCGGCATGTCTTTGCGCTCAACAACACATTTGTCGGGCGGATGGTGATCGGCCCATTGCTGACCATTATCGGCTTTGCCCGCACCGAGACGCGGCGCCTTGCCCGGAATGAACCGGGCGTCCGGTTGGCCTGGGTCCTGCATCTTCCGGGGGTCGCGGGCGTGCTGGCGATTGTCACCTTGGTTTTTGGGATGCCCCTATGGGTCTATGCGATCTTTGTGGTTTACCCTGCCCTGTCGTTGACAGCGATGCGTGCCTATGCCGAACATCAAGCGGCGGAAAATGTCGGCGCCCGCTCAGCCATTGTCGAGGCACATCCCCTGCTCGCCCTGCTCTACCTCAATAACAATCTGCATATCGTACATCATGCCAGCCCGCGGACCGCATGGTATGATCTGCCCGCCCTATATGCGGACCGGCGGCAGCAATATCTAACGGCAAACGAAAACACCCTGTTTTTGGGATATCGCGACATTGCCCGCCGTTTTGCGTTCTCGGTCAAGCAGCCTGTGGGCCACCCCTATATCGGGCGCAGATCACAGGGCTCCCAGACGGTACGTTATCCGCATATCAGCAAGGCGGCGGATGATTGAGCGTCAGGTTTGGTTTCAAGCTGCTGTAAAATTTTCGAAATATTAAGGCAGCCGTGGTTTGAGCGATGATAAGGAACAATCGCCCAAGGATGGTGACAGATGCTGCAGCTTTCGATCAATCATCAAACGACCCCGGCCTATTACGAGCCCGAGGCTGTTAAGGAGGATAGCACACAGCACCGCCTTCGCGTGATCATTGATGAGATCGCGACAACCCGCGGGCTGACCATACAGATGTCGCTGCGGATCATGTCGATTGCCGCGGCCCCTGACGATGAAAGTGCGGCATCACCGCGCGAAGAGTTCAATGCGATGGCGGCGCAGTTCGGGACGAATATGGACCTTCTCTATGGGGCCAGCCCGCATGATGGTGTCCCGACGAAGCAACTGGAATGGATCCGCAAGATTGCCGCGCGTGCGCCTAAGCGACGCGAAAAGATGAAAGCTGTCCAGAAACGCATTCTGGCGGCGCAGGACCGGTTGAACGGCGGCGGCGCAGTCACATTCAAGGAGGCCCGCAAATTCTACGAAGACAACTGGGTCACTGTGCGCGACGAGA
This region includes:
- the yghU gene encoding glutathione-dependent disulfide-bond oxidoreductase produces the protein MYTSRSSAVTEYTPPKVWTWDAENGGQFANINRPIAGPTHDKTLPVGKHPLQLHSLATPNGVKVTVMLEELLAAGHDAEYDAWLINIQDGDQFGSGFVDINPNSKIPALLDQSNGVRVFESGNILLYLAEKFGAFLPTDIKARTETLNWLFWLQGSAPYLGGGFGHFYAYAPEKFEYPINRFAMEAKRQLDVLDRNLSDRRFLAGDDYTIADMATAPWYGTLVKGLIYDAGEFLDVSSYKHVNRWTDEVFERPAFKRGKMVNRAWGDDNEQLRERHAASDFETQTWDKIKPADSET
- a CDS encoding fatty acid desaturase; this translates as MRTEWGTFALILMCYAGWLIAGLVWATPFWLLGLLILAVLAAFHTSLQHETIHGHPTRWPPLNEALVCLPLACIFPYRRYRDLHLQHHRDEHLTDPFEDPESYFWSEADVRKMTDFQRHVFALNNTFVGRMVIGPLLTIIGFARTETRRLARNEPGVRLAWVLHLPGVAGVLAIVTLVFGMPLWVYAIFVVYPALSLTAMRAYAEHQAAENVGARSAIVEAHPLLALLYLNNNLHIVHHASPRTAWYDLPALYADRRQQYLTANENTLFLGYRDIARRFAFSVKQPVGHPYIGRRSQGSQTVRYPHISKAADD
- a CDS encoding methyl-accepting chemotaxis protein — its product is MLQLSINHQTTPAYYEPEAVKEDSTQHRLRVIIDEIATTRGLTIQMSLRIMSIAAAPDDESAASPREEFNAMAAQFGTNMDLLYGASPHDGVPTKQLEWIRKIAARAPKRREKMKAVQKRILAAQDRLNGGGAVTFKEARKFYEDNWVTVRDEMTGMIWDLWADLDAQKADALADLDKLRDTLTNTLGDIKRISFAVRMIALNTAVMASRAGDAGAGFSIIATEVRQLAEQIQSSANRAESVVGSMKKPL